The Haliotis asinina isolate JCU_RB_2024 chromosome 2, JCU_Hal_asi_v2, whole genome shotgun sequence genomic interval ACGAGTAGTCCGAATTATAGAGAAAATCGGATCACACAGTGTCCGGACGTGACATAGGTTTAGCCGTAGAAGTAAACCACATGTCCCTGAAGTTCTGCAAATCTACTGCGAGTGGAACAGTCATAACCTTACGTATATGAGACGGGAGAACACACCTGAATTTGCAGtttttagatatatttcatACGCATTGCACCTGAGGGTTGTTAGAAGATATGTGACAGATAATACTCACTCAATGAAATCATCCAAGCTGACCAAGCTATTGAAGAAACCGTTATGATGCATGCGACAACTCCATCGGCAACGTATTACATGTAGGGGCTTAAAATCAAAACAGATCACGAACAAAGATGATCATTTGCCATAGTTACATTCTTTCTAAGACATTGGGGCGAAAAGCAATATGGCCGGACTATGCATCCAGTCCACAGACACTGAGTCGTCATCGGCTTATCACACATCTCATTGCCTCACCGTCACATTACCACAGTATAACGTCCAATGATAGTCCACAGAAGGGTGAGGGTATGATAATACGGTTAATATCAATTGCAGTCCAAGAGACTCGACTTCCAACGCCATATTCCAAGTGCCACTCGCGTACGTCAATCCTTAGTGCAGAGATGAGTCGGCGGAAGTGCTCTTTGTCGTCATAGTGTAAATTGTGGGTCTAGGAACAATGGCTTTCTTACAGAACATCCCCTTGAGCTCATGTCGAAATCTAGAGCCCGTCACCGAGTACATGATGAAGTTAATGGTGTTGTTAAGGTACTGAAGCATGTTGACGAGCGACCATAACAGACTTCTCGTAGCTTTTGTCTCGAGAGACAAACCCTCTGAGTGGATGTTTGAGTAGATGGCGTATACACAAAACGGGGTTGTGCAAATTACGTACGCCGCACTAACCGCAACCAGAGTCATCGTCATTGATGACGTCTTGTTTTTCCTTGCCGTGACGTTTCCACAGTAGCCTTTCACGTCGTTGGCCTTCGTGTCGCTGCTGTAGACGGTTCTGATGATGCAGAAGTTGGAGATGATGAGGATGGATGACGGAAGGAATGAGTAGAAACAGAAGTCCACCCAAGGCCATATCGTCGTCTCGAAGCGGTAGTAGTCATCTGTAATGCCGTCGCAAGGAATAAGCAGCGTCTCATTTCCCTCTTGGTAGTAATAATCGCCAATACCATAGAGGTAGTGGGCGTTCAGTAGCAGAAAGAAAACTAGGATGCTTCCAATGATAGCATATGCTGCCTTCCTGGTACATTTCATCTTAACTGTGTGTGGAAACATCACCGACAGCACCCGTTCCAACGTCACGCCCACGAGGAGCCAAGCCGATGAATGTACAACCGCATAAACGATCCAAGTGTGAATTTTGCATCCTGGCTCAGTCATCCGGCGGATATCTAGGTTCAGAAGATACCTTAGCCATTGCCGTAATAACCCAGTATACAACACGACGATGTCAACAACAGCAAGGACGCGGAGGTACAGCGACGTCGTCGAGAACTTCATTGACGTCTTCGACAACACAAGGATGCATAAAATATTACCTATTGAGCCCATGACAATGAGTATTGGTGGAATGTATGTCCATATTGCCACGGCCACCTTATGCTGAGTGAAATCCTCCAGCTCGGGGACACCGCCTGTCTCGATCGTGCTGTTATTCATCCTGGATGGTCAGACTTTGAGCATGGGGCGGTTGACCTGTTTGTCAGTTCAAACAATACCTTATACAATTATCACACGTATCAGTAAACACAAGTTATTTCGGCTTGAAACTGTTAAAATCTCTACTGGGCTGCATTCACTCAGCCTTAACTTGTCGTGTTGT includes:
- the LOC137272948 gene encoding neuromedin-U receptor 2-like yields the protein MNNSTIETGGVPELEDFTQHKVAVAIWTYIPPILIVMGSIGNILCILVLSKTSMKFSTTSLYLRVLAVVDIVVLYTGLLRQWLRYLLNLDIRRMTEPGCKIHTWIVYAVVHSSAWLLVGVTLERVLSVMFPHTVKMKCTRKAAYAIIGSILVFFLLLNAHYLYGIGDYYYQEGNETLLIPCDGITDDYYRFETTIWPWVDFCFYSFLPSSILIISNFCIIRTVYSSDTKANDVKGYCGNVTARKNKTSSMTMTLVAVSAAYVICTTPFCVYAIYSNIHSEGLSLETKATRSLLWSLVNMLQYLNNTINFIMYSVTGSRFRHELKGMFCKKAIVPRPTIYTMTTKSTSADSSLH